The following proteins come from a genomic window of Macadamia integrifolia cultivar HAES 741 chromosome 14, SCU_Mint_v3, whole genome shotgun sequence:
- the LOC122061352 gene encoding putative serine/threonine-protein kinase-like protein CCR3, with protein sequence MTRVSSCVILVVFFITFVFPSVCFGLGSASTLSISYGSGTVCGILAGNSTQRIQCYRGGQTILIYPDVSFQVISGGRNFFCGLSWDGSILLCWDTSFEAKRVYYNSSVRLRDVTVGDDQVCAVTVETQVAICWRGIGNRFPSPMNQQFQAITSGIGFSCGILSSNSKVLCWGIDNETAQEIQNQFGNISMDSLVAGGSHACGLNIDGFIICKGRNDSGQLEVPENSSFYFSELALGFNHSCATRRSDGSVVCWGGGGQFSSNVTNGVSFQLISAGSNFTCGLASINLSVICWGPGSSSIYLPLPQIVPGPCTVTNCSCGQYPGSFCSGSRIICRTCLQEPSPPPPPAALPPPPPPPASRSPSSKKARDRGLLAFMIVGSVGCFAGLCTIAYCLWIGECCCRRKKIHNSVQPTITGGDANAGGNGSGDIFSSLSRSSTIRRQCSRAMRRQRSGPSSKHTDRAEEFSLAELAVATNNFCLGNKIGAGSFGIVYQGKLGDGREVAIKRGEIGSTKTKKFQEKESAFESEIAFLSRLHHKHLVRLVGFCEEKDERLLVYDYMKNGALHDHLHSNNNVEKISSVLNSWKMRIKILLDAARGIEYLHNYAVPPIIHRDIKSSNILLDMNWTARVSDFGLSLMGPESPTEEYKSTKAAGTVGYMDPEYYGLNVLTAKSDVYGLGVVLLEILTGKKAIFKDAGGPTSVVDYAVPKILNGELESVLDVRVGPPEAHEAEAVELVAYTAVHCVNLEGRERPTMTDIVANLERAFSLCDDSHGSISSATISIASD encoded by the coding sequence ATGACGAGAGTTTCTTCCTGTGTGATCCTGGTCGTCTTCTTCATCACCTTCGTCTTTCCTTCTGTGTGTTTTGGCCTCGGTTCAGCTTCAACTCTCTCAATCAGCTACGGTTCTGGTACTGTGTGTGGAATTCTCGCAGGCAACTCTACTCAGAGAATACAATGCTACAGAGGAGGTCAGACAATTTTGATCTATCCTGATGTATCTTTTCAAGTCATCTCTGGAGGGAGAAATTTCTTCTGTGGACTGTCTTGGGATGGATCAATTTTGCTATGTTGGGATACGAGTTTTGAAGCCAAAAGGGTTTATTATAACAGTAGTGTTAGATTGAGAGATGTAACAGTAGGGGATGATCAGGTCTGCGCTGTAACGGTGGAGACCCAAGTCGCAATTTGTTGGAGAGGTATTGGGAATAGGTTCCCATCGCCGATGAATCAACAATTTCAGGCCATTACGTCAGGGATAGGGTTTTCTTGTGGGATTCTGAGTAGCAATAGCAAAGTTCTGTGTTGGGGAATTGACAATGAAACAGCTCAAGAGATTCAGAATCAGTTTGGGAATATCTCCATGGACAGCTTAGTTGCCGGTGGATCTCATGCTTGTGGTTTGAATATTGATGGGTTTATAATCTGCAAAGGGAGGAACGATTCTGGTCAGCTCGAAGTTCCGGAAAATTCGTCTTTTTATTTCTCTGAGCTCGCATTGGGATTCAACCATAGCTGCGCCACTCGAAGATCAGATGGTTCAGTGGTTTGTTGGGGAGGAGGAGGACAATTCTCTAGTAATGTCACAAATGGTGTTTCATTCCAGTTGATTAGTGCTGGTTCGAATTTCACTTGTGGATTGGCGAGCATAAATCTTTCCGTGATTTGCTGGGGACCTGGTAGTTCGTCAATTTATCTACCTCTTCCGCAGATTGTTCCAGGTCCTTGCACTGTTACCAACTGTAGCTGCGGTCAATATCCCGGTTCATTTTGCAGTGGTTCTCGGATTATCTGTCGGACTTGTTTACAAGAACCAtcgccgccaccaccaccgGCGGCGTTacctcctcctccccctccgCCAGCTTCACGGTCGCCTTCATCAAAAAAAGCGAGAGACAGGGGTTTATTGGCTTTTATGATTGTGGGATCAGTTGGGTGTTTCGCTGGACTCTGTACCATTGCCTACTGCTTGTGGATTGGAGAGTGTTGTTGCAGACGCAAGAAGATACATAATTCTGTGCAGCCCACCATTACTGGAGGCGATGCTAATGCCGGGGGCAATGGAAGCGGTGATATCTTCAGCTCTCTGTCAAGGTCTTCCACTATTAGGCGGCAGTGCTCGCGAGCAATGAGGCGCCAGAGGAGTGGGCCTTCATCGAAGCACACCGACCGGGCTGAGGAATTTAGCCTAGCAGAACTAGCAGTGGCCACCAACAACTTCTGTTTGGGGAACAAGATTGGGGCTGGAAGCTTTGGGATTGTTTACCAGGGCAAGCTTGGAGATGGGCGAGAAGTTGCCATTAAAAGAGGAGAGATAGGTAGTACCAAGACTaagaaatttcaagagaaagAAAGCGCATTTGAATCTGAGATAGCATTCTTGTCAAGGCTGCACCACAAACATCTGGTAAGGCTAGTGGGTTTCTGTGAAGAGAAAGATGAGAGACTTCTGGTATATGATTACATGAAAAATGGAGCTCTTCATGATCACTTGCATTCGAACAACAATGTTGAGAAGATCAGTAGTGTATTGAATTCCTGGAAAATGAGAATCAAAATCTTATTAGACGCAGCGAGGGGAATCGAATATCTTCACAACTACGCCGTGCCACCCATAATTCACAGGGATATCAAGTCTTCAAACATATTGCTCGACATGAATTGGACGGCGAGAGTATCTGATTTCGGTTTATCATTAATGGGGCCGGAGTCTCCGACAGAGGAGTATAAATCCACGAAAGCAGCAGGGACAGTTGGGTACATGGATCCTGAGTATTATGGACTAAATGTGTTGACAGCAAAGAGTGATGTCTATGGACTAGGGGTGGTTTTGCTTGAGATATTGACAGGGAAGAAAGCTATATTCAAGGACGCAGGAGGGCCAACAAGCGTGGTGGACTATGCAGTGCCAAAGATTTTGAATGGAGAGCTAGAGTCAGTGCTGGATGTAAGGGTTGGGCCGCCTGAAGCACACGAGGCAGAGGCGGTGGAGCTGGTGGCTTACACAGCGGTGCATTGTGTCAACTTGGAGGGGAGGGAAAGACCAACCATGACAGATATTGTTGCTAATTTGGAAAGAGCATTTTCTCTCTGCGATGACAGCCATGGAAGCATCTCTAGTGCTACTATCTCCATCGCTTCCGACTGA